DNA sequence from the Myxococcaceae bacterium JPH2 genome:
GGCGCGAGCGCACCCGCGTCCGCCGAGGCGCCTCCCGCATCCGCCTCGCCCGCGACCGCGCCCACGCCAGAGCCGGTGGACCTCACCGGCCGCACGCTCGGGCACTACCGGCTGGTGCGGCGACTGGGCGTGGGGGGAATGGGCGCGGTCTATCTGGGGGAGCAGACGCTCATCGGCGCGCGCGTGGCGGTGAAGGTGATGCACCCGCACCTGAGCTCGGACGAGTGGCTGTGCGCGCGCTTCTACGCGGAGGCGCGCACGGTCAACGTGGTGGGGCACCCCAACATCGTCCGCGTCTTCGACATCAGCGAGGAGCCGGGCGGCATCCACTACTTCGTCATGGAGTACCTGGAGGGCGTGCCGCTGTCCCAGTGCGCGCGGCCCATGCCGGCCTCGGCGCTGGTGCCGCTGCTGGCGCAGGCGTGTGATGCGCTGGACGCGGCCCATCGCCAGGGCGTGGTGCACCGCGACCTCAAGCCCGACAACCTCTTCGTCGTGACGCAGGCCCAGGCTCCGCCCGCGATGAAGGTGCTCGACTTCGGCGTGGCCAAGGCGCGGCGCGCGTCGGCGGGTGACGAGACGGCCGCGGGCATGGTGCTGGGGACGCCCGCGTACATGGCGCCGGAGCAGTGGGCGGGCCAGCCGGTGGACGGGCGCGCGGACATCTACGCGCTCGCGGTCACCGCCTACTACATGGCCACGGGCCAGCTCCCCTTCGAGCGCGGGCAGATGGCGGAGCTGATGCTGGCCACCGGCCCCGTGGCGCCGCTGGCCCCGCACGAGTTGGCGCCCCAGGTCTCCGAGGCGCTGTCCCACGCCCTGCTGCGCGCACTGGCGCGGCGTCCCGAGGACCGGTTCGACACGGCGCTCGACTTCAAGCACGCGCTGCTCGCCGCGGCCCAGGTCCCCGCATCCTCCACCCACGTCCCCGAGTCCGAGGCGCTCATGGAAACTCCCTCGCTGCAGACGCCGCCGCTCACCTGGAGCGCGAGGGTGAGCCGGCCCACCGGGCCCGGCTCGGTGGACGTGGACTGCACGGCGCTGAGCAAGGGCGGCCTCTTCATGTGCTGCGCCGAGCCCTTCCCGCTGCTCTTCACCCGCCTGGAGTTCACGCTCCTGCTGGAGGGTGAAGAGGTGCCCTGCGCCGGAGAGGTGGTGCGCCACGTGGACGCGCGGCAGGCGCGCGAGTGGGGCATGTCCTCGGGCGTGGGCGTGCAGTTCATCAACCCCTCCGAGCACCTGCGCATGCTCATCCACCGCGCGCGCACGCCTCGCCCCGGTTCCCTGGTGCGAGGCCGCCCACGCGAGGCGAGGCCCTGAGGCTCAGCGCACGGTGAAGGAGCGGGACGTGCCGGTGTAGGGCCGCACGCGCCCGTCCCATCCCGACTTCCAATCTCCCTCGTGCATGAGCCGGTAGATGCCCGGCACCGTGTCGAGGGGGATGCGCCAGCTCACCGCGACGCGAGAGCAGCCCAGCGTGGGCACGCAGTTCTCGCGTTCCCAGTGGTACTTCGTCTCCCAATCCCAGTCATAGGCCACGTCCACCCAGGTGCCGTCGTACATGCGGCGCTGCACCCGCATGAACGTGCCGCCGAGCTTGAGGTCGTTGCGCGGATGTCCGCCCCAGAAGGTGACGGTCACCGTGTCGCCCCGCGCCGCGGCGGGCTTCGCGTCGGTGATGACCTGACCAAAGTTCACCCACAGGAGCTTGTCGTCGAACATCACCCCGGGCTGGAGCCCCACCACCGCGCCACGCAGGTCGCGCGGCGCGGGCCCGGGCGCCAACGTCCGGCTGTCGCGCAGCGCGGAGGCCAGCCCATCGAAGCCCTGCTGCAAGGCCGCCAGCGTCCACGGACCGAAGTGCGTGGAGGCGCCCTCGTAGTCCTGCCGCGCGTACTCCTCCCGCGTGGCGACATAGCCCGCGTACGCGTTCGACAGCCCCGCGATGACGACCTCCGTCACCCCGGCCGGCGCCAGCCGCGCGGCCACGGTCTGGCGCAGCCGACGCCCCGACATGGTCGTCAGCTCGAAGGGCACCGCGACGAGCGCCACGTTGCCCAAGGTGACCAACTGCAAGGGCAACACCTCGGGCGTCCAGGGATAGGGGCGCATGCTGCCCATCTCCAGCACGATGGGCTTCTCCCCCTGACACGGCGTGGTGACGGCCGCGCAGGTGAACTGGCTCCACACCGCGTGCACGGAGGCGCAGGACGCGCCCTCGCTGCCAAAGCCCGGACCGTCCTCGGCGCCCGCGAGCATGGACAAGCCGATGGCGGCCGGACACGTGCGCCGGGGCACGCCATCCGTGAACGCCGGCGCCACGTCCACCGCGTCCATCTTCACGTACACGTGCCGGTAGTCCACGCCTCCCGTGACGGGCGTGCGCGCCTCCAGCCACAGCCGCAGGGCGAAGTCGTGCTGCTTGCGCGCGGACAGCTCCGTGTCCTCGAAGTCGTCGACGCCGCCACCGTTGGTGCCGCCCAGCACGTTGGGCGAGGAGTCCCCTTCATTGGCGTTGGCGAACGCGGCCACGAAGGCGTCCGAGTCCGGCGTGTAGCGCGTGCCTCGCGCCAGCTCGAAGAGGTACGCGGCGAGCCCCTTGTTGTCCCCGCTGATGAAGTGGTTCTCGTTGCCCATGGACGTGGCGTGCACGGCGAACCAGTCGATGAGCCCCACCTCCTTGCCGTCCGTCCGCGACAGGCGCAGCAGCGTCATGCGCGTGTCCACGTCCGTGGTGTAGCGCTCGCGCTCCTCGGGCGGGTTGAGCTGGTACGCCAGCGGTGAGCGGTTGCGACTGGCCCCGAGCAGCTCGCCCGCCGCCAGGCGCAGCGTGCCGGGTGCGAGCCGCGCGTGCGCTCGCGAGATGGAGTCCACGATGCCCGAGACGATGGCCTCGAAGTTCTGCGGCACGAAGCCGAACGTGGTGAGGTTGTAGAGCGTGTAGTGCGAGTAGCCGCCCGGCCCCGAATGCGTGTGCGTGGCGCTCAAGAGGACGTTGTCCTCCGTGTACAGGTCCCCGAAGCGCGCGCGCAGCCGCTCCACCACCTGCTGCTTCACCGCCTGGAACACCATCCCCAGGTCCGCGCTGACGAACACCACGCGCTTGCCATTGCACGGCGAGGCGATGACGAACGCGCGCGAGCGCAGCCGCAGGTGGATGCCCGCCGTCTTCTGGGCCACCTGCGCGTAGCCCATCATCCCCACCTCCGCCGCCGGGCCGGTGATGTCGGAGAGGGCGGCGCCCACGAGGAACTGGGTCGAGCCCACACATGGCGACTCCGCGAGTCCCGACGACGTGGGCGGCGCGGCGTGGCTCACGGTCGCCAGCCCGCAGAGCAGGAGACCGAGCGCCGGGCCGAGTCCGACGAGGTGTGTGCGCATGACATCCTCCGGGGCCAGGGGGACGGCCCCTTCGTCACGCGAGAAGGTGGCCACGGAGGATCTGCTCGGACAGGGGCGCGCGCGCCACGCGTCGTGAGCGTCACACTGACCCGGCCCCGGAGGGCGCGGCGGAATCGAGACCGAGGGTGCCGGCTACGCCACGCGCACAGCGCGAGACGGGCAGGACTCCAGCACCACGCGGAAGGTGGTGCCTACCCCGAGCGCGGACTCCACGGAGATGAGGCCGCCCAGCGCGCGGACGATGGTGTCGCAGATGGACAGGCCCAGGCCGGTGCCCAGCCCCGGAGCCTTGGTGGTGAAGAAGGGGTCGAAGATGCGGCGCAGGTGCTCGGGCGCGATGCCTCGGCCCGTGTCGCGCACGTCCACCAGCACGCGGCCCTGCGTGTCCTCGCGCGTGACGAGGCGAATCTCGTTCGCCTCCATCCGCCCCTCGTCGATGGAGTGCGCCGCGTTGATGACGAGGTTGAGGAACACCTGGAACAGCTTGCCCTCGTTGCCCCGCACGGGCGGCACCACGCCGTACTCCTTCACCAGCCGCGCGCGCGGGCGGATCTCGCTGGCCGCCATCTGCGTCACCGAGTCCAGCACGCGGTGCACGTCCACCGGCTCCTCGTGCGCGTCGTCCACGCGCGAGAAGACCTTGAGCTGGCGGACAATCTGCCGCATGCGCTCGGCGCCATCGCGCGCGTCGTCCAGCACCTGGCGGCACTCCACCAGGTCCTCCACCGCCAGCGCGCGGGGAAGTCCGCCGAGGGCCCGGTTGAGGAACTCCAGGTTGGAGAGCACGTAGGCCAGCGGGTTGTTCAGCTCGTGGGCGATGCCCGCCGCGAGCATGCCCATGGAGGCCATGCGGTCCCCCAGCATGAGCTGGGCCTGCACGCGCTTGCGCTCGGTGAAGTCGCGCGCGACGGTGACGCGAGCGGGCGCGCCGTCGAAGAGCACGCCCAACGTCACCAGGTCCGCCACCACCACCGAGCCATCCCGGCACTGCAGCGGCACCTCTTGCGCGCGGGCCGCCAGCGAGCCGTCCTGCGCCTCGCTCAAGTGGCGACGCGCCGCCTCGCGGTCCTCGGGGCGCACCAGCTCCAGCAGGTTGCGCCCGAGCAGCTCCGCTGGGTCCTGATAGCCCAGGTAGAGCACCATGGCCGGGTTGGCGGAGAGCAGCGTGCCTCCCGCCGCGTGCACCACCACGGGGTCCGGGAAGCCTTCGATGAGCAGGTGGAAGCCCGCCTCGGTGCGGCGCAGGGTGGCCTCGGTGCGCACGCGCAGCGCATCCGCGGTGCGCTGCTCCAGGGCCAGCGACAATGCGCCGGCCGCGCCCGACAGGAGGTTGACCTCCATGGGCGACCACGCGCGCGCGCCATCGCAGTTGTCGAAGCCGATGAAGCCGAACAGCTCGCCGTGCACCCACAGGGGCAGAATCAGCAGCGACTGGATGCCCTGCTCCGCCAGCACCGGCGCGATGCCGGGCGCGAAGTCCCAGGGCACGCCCTGCACCGCCTCGCCGCGCCACAGCCGCACGGACTGCTCGGCGCGGAAGGACTCGTCCACGGGGAAGTTCTGCGTGTCCGGGTTGTCCAGCTCGCGCGAGATGCCGGGGGCACACCACTCGGCGCGCTGGGACTGGAGCAGCCGGCCCTGACTGTCGCGGTGGAACTCGAAGACATACGCCCGGCTGGCGCCGGAGACCTGGCCCAGTGGCTCCAGGATGGCGTCGTAGAGCGCGCCAGAGGGCTCGGGCGCGAGCAGGCGCCGCTGCACCTCCACCACGGCCTCCAGGTAGCGCTCGCGCGTGGTGGCGGCATCCTCGGCGCGGCGGCGCGCGGTGACATCCACCAGGGTGCCCACCACGTCGCCCGCGCCTCCGGGCACGCCCGAGGCGGACAGCTCCACCCAGCGCACGCCCACGCCTCCGTCGAGGCGCAGCTCGCGGCGCACTGGCAGCGGGGCGCGCGTGCGGGCCGCCTCCAGCAGGGCGCGCGCCGTGTCGCGGTCCACCGGATCGAAAATCTCCACCAGCGGCCGGCCCTGCCACAGCGCCGCGGGCGCCCCCACCAGGTGCTCCCACGGCACGCCAACGAAGCCCAGGCGCCCGTCGCCATCCAGCTCGAAGATGACCTCGCGCAGCAGCGAGGAGGATAAGTGGGCGCGAACTCGAGCCGAGGGCGCGGCCGAGGCGTCGGGCGCGACGGCACGCGCACAGCCCGTGCAAAAAGGCTCCGGCTCGTCGCCGGACGAATCAAAGCGCCCTGTCTCGCGCTGCTCCTGCGACACCGCGGTCTCCTCCCCTGGGCCTGGGATGCGAAATCCCACTTCCGCCCGTCACCATCGGCCTACACAGGCCGTGTTCCCCGTCCCGAGAAACCTCGCCCGAAGCATAAGTCCCGCGAATGTTGCCAAGTCAATGGATGGGGGGGGAATCACTTGCTGTCCGGCGGTTCCCACCCACCCGGGGCTCCCGAGCGAGGCAGGTTTCTCCGGTCTCCCAGCACGCGCGCCGGAACGCCGCCCACGATGGCCCACTCCGGCACGTCCTTCGTGACGATGGCGCCCATGCCCACCACCGCGTGGTCTCCCACGGTGACGCCGTCCGTGATGCCCGCGTTCGCCCCCACCCAGACGTCCGAGCCGA
Encoded proteins:
- a CDS encoding neutral/alkaline ceramidase — encoded protein: MRTHLVGLGPALGLLLCGLATVSHAAPPTSSGLAESPCVGSTQFLVGAALSDITGPAAEVGMMGYAQVAQKTAGIHLRLRSRAFVIASPCNGKRVVFVSADLGMVFQAVKQQVVERLRARFGDLYTEDNVLLSATHTHSGPGGYSHYTLYNLTTFGFVPQNFEAIVSGIVDSISRAHARLAPGTLRLAAGELLGASRNRSPLAYQLNPPEERERYTTDVDTRMTLLRLSRTDGKEVGLIDWFAVHATSMGNENHFISGDNKGLAAYLFELARGTRYTPDSDAFVAAFANANEGDSSPNVLGGTNGGGVDDFEDTELSARKQHDFALRLWLEARTPVTGGVDYRHVYVKMDAVDVAPAFTDGVPRRTCPAAIGLSMLAGAEDGPGFGSEGASCASVHAVWSQFTCAAVTTPCQGEKPIVLEMGSMRPYPWTPEVLPLQLVTLGNVALVAVPFELTTMSGRRLRQTVAARLAPAGVTEVVIAGLSNAYAGYVATREEYARQDYEGASTHFGPWTLAALQQGFDGLASALRDSRTLAPGPAPRDLRGAVVGLQPGVMFDDKLLWVNFGQVITDAKPAAARGDTVTVTFWGGHPRNDLKLGGTFMRVQRRMYDGTWVDVAYDWDWETKYHWERENCVPTLGCSRVAVSWRIPLDTVPGIYRLMHEGDWKSGWDGRVRPYTGTSRSFTVR
- a CDS encoding PAS domain S-box protein codes for the protein MSQEQRETGRFDSSGDEPEPFCTGCARAVAPDASAAPSARVRAHLSSSLLREVIFELDGDGRLGFVGVPWEHLVGAPAALWQGRPLVEIFDPVDRDTARALLEAARTRAPLPVRRELRLDGGVGVRWVELSASGVPGGAGDVVGTLVDVTARRRAEDAATTRERYLEAVVEVQRRLLAPEPSGALYDAILEPLGQVSGASRAYVFEFHRDSQGRLLQSQRAEWCAPGISRELDNPDTQNFPVDESFRAEQSVRLWRGEAVQGVPWDFAPGIAPVLAEQGIQSLLILPLWVHGELFGFIGFDNCDGARAWSPMEVNLLSGAAGALSLALEQRTADALRVRTEATLRRTEAGFHLLIEGFPDPVVVHAAGGTLLSANPAMVLYLGYQDPAELLGRNLLELVRPEDREAARRHLSEAQDGSLAARAQEVPLQCRDGSVVVADLVTLGVLFDGAPARVTVARDFTERKRVQAQLMLGDRMASMGMLAAGIAHELNNPLAYVLSNLEFLNRALGGLPRALAVEDLVECRQVLDDARDGAERMRQIVRQLKVFSRVDDAHEEPVDVHRVLDSVTQMAASEIRPRARLVKEYGVVPPVRGNEGKLFQVFLNLVINAAHSIDEGRMEANEIRLVTREDTQGRVLVDVRDTGRGIAPEHLRRIFDPFFTTKAPGLGTGLGLSICDTIVRALGGLISVESALGVGTTFRVVLESCPSRAVRVA
- a CDS encoding protein kinase — protein: MHCELCLSEHAEDVVCSHVEWPQVGASAPASAEAPPASASPATAPTPEPVDLTGRTLGHYRLVRRLGVGGMGAVYLGEQTLIGARVAVKVMHPHLSSDEWLCARFYAEARTVNVVGHPNIVRVFDISEEPGGIHYFVMEYLEGVPLSQCARPMPASALVPLLAQACDALDAAHRQGVVHRDLKPDNLFVVTQAQAPPAMKVLDFGVAKARRASAGDETAAGMVLGTPAYMAPEQWAGQPVDGRADIYALAVTAYYMATGQLPFERGQMAELMLATGPVAPLAPHELAPQVSEALSHALLRALARRPEDRFDTALDFKHALLAAAQVPASSTHVPESEALMETPSLQTPPLTWSARVSRPTGPGSVDVDCTALSKGGLFMCCAEPFPLLFTRLEFTLLLEGEEVPCAGEVVRHVDARQAREWGMSSGVGVQFINPSEHLRMLIHRARTPRPGSLVRGRPREARP